Proteins from one Leptonema illini DSM 21528 genomic window:
- a CDS encoding LptF/LptG family permease yields MIGFFRRFQPAVLDRYIFLEILQPFLTALLFWTSLFVAMVLKDVIGDLLGKGISLLDIGRFLVYLVGEKITLTIPMACLFAGILAAGRLSGDSEITAMRAAGISFPRIYSVFLFAGLLAALAVAAMNLYLGPMAATAREKFETWLKSYHSLSLARPGQFLGGGDIDGLQKGGQDIYALSRDGSVLQGIQIRFWDYKLDDQKSEIAQINGVPVRIGEATVTRVIQAEKGRLFTRLKDPNNLNNGTEKFLRMEKGYMLETDSAFGKIEVTDFTDGYMDYVLPPPKSTFGKIDVRPENYTFPELFQFLSDLKGGKMKMDFGEEGVSFSEEGKRLPSPPEMKLMAQQMRAWVLMNFSKVGQPGGPTAEEMQQKIQMILMFEGFLGDVDRTQRRFEIEIQKRIAVPIASLLFFYVSFPLGLVVKRSGKGMSFALALFVFFFYYLLLTYGIGQANAGKLPAVAGAWMADVGVLILGLYIMATRTEGFTPFQFVTAPVRKLFRRFVRPVLGRLIDLLVRWVPEPIRHSARVRLDRFALLWRALSEKIAAGIQKRLEKYAIWRR; encoded by the coding sequence GTGATCGGCTTTTTTCGGCGATTTCAACCGGCTGTTCTCGATCGGTATATCTTTCTGGAGATCCTGCAGCCCTTTCTGACGGCACTGCTTTTCTGGACGAGTCTGTTCGTCGCCATGGTCTTGAAAGACGTCATCGGCGACCTTCTCGGCAAGGGGATCAGCCTGCTCGATATCGGACGCTTCCTCGTTTATCTCGTCGGCGAAAAGATAACGCTGACCATACCCATGGCCTGCCTTTTCGCCGGCATCCTTGCTGCCGGTCGTCTTTCAGGCGATTCCGAAATCACGGCCATGCGCGCCGCCGGCATCAGCTTTCCTCGTATCTACTCCGTTTTTCTTTTCGCCGGCTTGCTCGCCGCCCTTGCCGTAGCGGCCATGAATCTCTATCTCGGTCCGATGGCGGCGACGGCAAGAGAGAAGTTTGAGACCTGGCTCAAGTCGTATCATAGCCTGAGTCTCGCCCGGCCCGGACAGTTTCTCGGCGGCGGCGACATCGACGGCCTGCAAAAAGGCGGACAGGATATCTATGCCCTTTCGCGAGACGGTTCGGTGCTTCAGGGTATTCAGATTCGATTCTGGGATTACAAGCTTGATGATCAAAAATCCGAGATAGCGCAGATCAACGGCGTTCCCGTGCGCATCGGTGAGGCGACGGTAACGAGAGTTATCCAGGCAGAGAAGGGCAGACTTTTTACTCGACTGAAAGATCCGAATAACCTGAACAATGGAACAGAGAAGTTTCTTCGCATGGAAAAGGGGTACATGCTTGAGACCGACTCTGCATTCGGCAAGATCGAGGTAACGGACTTCACAGATGGATATATGGACTACGTGCTGCCTCCTCCGAAATCGACGTTTGGCAAAATCGACGTGAGGCCTGAGAATTACACCTTTCCCGAGCTCTTTCAGTTCCTCAGCGATCTGAAAGGCGGTAAGATGAAGATGGATTTCGGCGAAGAAGGGGTCAGTTTTTCTGAAGAAGGAAAGCGTCTGCCTTCGCCGCCCGAGATGAAGCTGATGGCGCAGCAGATGCGGGCTTGGGTGCTTATGAATTTTTCAAAAGTCGGGCAGCCCGGCGGTCCGACGGCAGAAGAGATGCAGCAGAAGATTCAGATGATTCTTATGTTCGAGGGGTTTCTTGGCGACGTGGACCGCACGCAGCGCCGCTTTGAGATAGAAATCCAGAAGCGCATCGCCGTTCCCATTGCCTCGCTTCTTTTCTTTTATGTTTCGTTTCCGCTTGGACTGGTTGTGAAGCGATCGGGGAAGGGCATGAGCTTTGCGCTCGCGCTTTTTGTCTTTTTCTTCTATTATCTGCTGCTCACCTATGGCATCGGACAGGCCAATGCAGGAAAGCTTCCCGCCGTTGCCGGCGCCTGGATGGCCGACGTCGGAGTGCTGATTCTCGGGCTCTACATCATGGCCACTCGCACGGAAGGCTTCACGCCCTTTCAGTTTGTGACTGCGCCAGTGCGTAAGCTTTTTCGACGCTTTGTACGGCCCGTGCTCGGTCGGCTAATCGATCTGCTTGTTCGCTGGGTTCCCGAGCCGATTCGGCATTCTGCCAGAGTTCGCCTCGATCGATTCGCTCTTCTGTGGCGTGCGCTGAGCGAAAAAATCGCGGCCGGCATACAAAAAAGACTTGAGAAATACGCAATTTGGCGGAGATAA
- the waaF gene encoding lipopolysaccharide heptosyltransferase II, with translation MDGTGLRILVIQTAFIGDVVLTTPMLRALRRSRPDAEITVLVKPEAAPFLKGHPDIDDVMVFDKGKEHRYGGMLRLIRQIRAKKFHVLLSPHQSHRTGLLAMFSGIPVRYGYASAGFAQFAYNRHLKRDLSEHEIYRLLLFLKEGYCPELPPVHEIDSSLILAESQSSALKAVQLLDSLAIGGRGSKPVLLAISSIWPTKRWTPYGFAELAGRLFDAYGQEILLVGSKADSAIAEQVLSFAREMLPASTLPHIRNICGQTDLLTLYSLMKRSMLVVSNDSAPVHFGCAAGVPVVAIFGATTPSLGYAPIAQRSAVAEIDLPCRPCGTHGAKKCPLEHFRCMKDLTAAQVFEKVRAVVE, from the coding sequence ATGGACGGAACAGGGCTTCGCATTCTTGTTATTCAGACCGCCTTTATAGGAGACGTGGTTCTCACGACTCCGATGCTACGAGCCCTGCGACGCAGCCGCCCCGACGCCGAGATTACCGTGCTGGTCAAACCCGAGGCCGCTCCTTTTTTAAAAGGTCATCCCGACATTGACGATGTGATGGTCTTTGATAAAGGTAAAGAGCATCGCTACGGAGGCATGCTTCGTCTGATCCGACAGATCCGCGCGAAGAAGTTTCACGTATTGCTTTCGCCGCATCAATCCCATCGTACGGGGCTGCTTGCGATGTTCTCGGGCATTCCTGTGCGCTATGGGTATGCATCGGCCGGTTTCGCGCAATTTGCCTATAACAGACATCTGAAACGAGATCTCAGCGAGCATGAGATTTACAGACTTTTACTTTTCCTGAAAGAAGGCTACTGTCCTGAATTGCCGCCCGTTCATGAGATCGACTCGTCGCTTATCCTCGCTGAATCGCAGTCAAGCGCCCTGAAGGCCGTGCAGCTTCTCGACTCTCTTGCCATTGGCGGTCGCGGTTCTAAGCCTGTGCTCCTGGCGATCTCGTCGATCTGGCCGACAAAACGCTGGACGCCTTATGGTTTCGCCGAACTTGCCGGCAGACTCTTTGACGCCTACGGACAGGAGATCCTTCTTGTCGGCTCGAAAGCGGATTCGGCTATCGCCGAACAGGTTCTCTCGTTCGCGCGAGAGATGCTGCCGGCAAGCACGCTGCCGCATATACGCAATATATGCGGCCAGACCGACCTGTTAACGCTTTACTCTCTCATGAAGCGCAGCATGCTTGTCGTTTCCAACGACTCCGCCCCCGTGCACTTCGGTTGTGCCGCCGGTGTGCCCGTCGTCGCCATATTCGGCGCGACCACACCGTCACTCGGTTATGCGCCCATCGCTCAGCGAAGCGCCGTTGCGGAAATAGATCTGCCATGCAGGCCCTGTGGAACTCATGGAGCAAAAAAGTGTCCTCTCGAACACTTTCGCTGCATGAAAGATCTGACCGCCGCTCAGGTATTTGAGAAGGTCAGAGCCGTCGTTGAATAA
- a CDS encoding toxin-antitoxin system YwqK family antitoxin, with protein MKTASNIRFFLSVALLIAPILLSIGCDRLVLPPLPDGVPEGASYDRRNRLWVIRKDNRELAFYANGKPAYAGELKGGRREGPWNSYAPDGKTVTTSGEYRNGRRDGTWVHRDDSGRLYVKIGYSAEPSDPVLSAVSGETGNENGPFERYYPDGRIELTGEYRAGRFDGFFRRYGRTGRIEYEGRYSGGQKEGLWKIYDRSGSLIREERYQNGELEGEFRIFRDGRTVFETVYAKGKEIGPRLNVDSES; from the coding sequence ATGAAAACGGCCTCGAACATCCGTTTTTTCCTTTCTGTGGCTCTGCTTATCGCCCCGATCCTCTTATCTATCGGATGCGATAGGCTTGTGCTGCCTCCGCTGCCCGATGGCGTTCCTGAAGGAGCGTCGTACGACAGACGTAACCGGCTGTGGGTCATACGCAAGGATAATCGGGAGCTCGCCTTTTATGCGAATGGAAAGCCTGCGTATGCGGGAGAGCTGAAGGGCGGACGGCGAGAAGGCCCCTGGAACTCTTATGCCCCGGATGGAAAAACCGTTACGACATCGGGCGAGTATCGCAACGGCCGTCGGGATGGTACCTGGGTTCACAGAGACGATAGCGGTCGGCTTTACGTTAAGATAGGTTATTCCGCAGAGCCTTCTGATCCGGTGCTTTCTGCCGTGTCGGGGGAAACGGGTAACGAAAACGGTCCGTTTGAGCGTTATTATCCCGACGGCAGAATCGAGTTAACCGGCGAGTACAGGGCCGGTCGATTCGACGGCTTCTTTCGTCGCTATGGCCGCACGGGCCGGATTGAATACGAAGGACGATACAGTGGGGGACAGAAAGAAGGCCTGTGGAAGATCTACGACAGATCCGGATCTCTTATAAGGGAAGAACGCTATCAGAACGGCGAGCTCGAAGGCGAGTTTCGTATCTTTCGCGACGGTCGAACTGTTTTCGAAACCGTATACGCAAAGGGCAAAGAAATCGGCCCTCGCCTCAACGTCGATAGCGAGAGTTGA
- a CDS encoding ParA family protein: MATVITVANQKGGVGKTTTAIHVAAGLARRESPTLLVDLDAQANATSVFIEQPPAMDQSAHAIFREKKPVRQIAVPTRIRHLHLAPAVLQMAEIETLLAGNVDGFFRLQEALQGTHYEYVIVDCPPNLGLLTVNALVASQYLIVPMLASKFSLDGIRTILDTCETVRSRFRSELRVLGALLTMFDPRTAVSRLMMEPVEERLPVFATRIGRSVVVEEAHLMHQTVFEYDAKNRVAIEYDALVQEILDGIKER, from the coding sequence ATGGCCACAGTCATTACGGTAGCCAATCAAAAGGGCGGCGTCGGCAAAACCACGACGGCCATTCACGTGGCGGCCGGCCTGGCCCGACGCGAAAGCCCGACACTGCTTGTCGATCTTGACGCTCAGGCCAATGCAACCTCCGTTTTTATCGAACAACCTCCGGCGATGGATCAATCGGCGCATGCGATTTTCAGAGAAAAGAAACCGGTGCGTCAGATTGCCGTCCCGACCCGTATTCGCCATCTGCATCTTGCGCCGGCCGTGCTTCAGATGGCCGAGATAGAGACGTTGCTTGCCGGCAACGTCGACGGTTTTTTCAGATTGCAGGAGGCGCTGCAGGGCACGCACTATGAATATGTGATCGTCGACTGCCCGCCCAATCTCGGTCTGTTGACCGTGAATGCCCTTGTCGCATCGCAGTATCTTATCGTGCCGATGCTTGCGTCGAAATTCTCTCTTGATGGTATCCGCACGATACTTGATACGTGTGAAACCGTGCGCAGCCGTTTTCGATCCGAGCTGCGTGTGCTCGGCGCCCTGCTCACGATGTTTGACCCTCGCACGGCCGTTTCGAGATTGATGATGGAACCGGTCGAAGAACGTCTGCCGGTCTTTGCAACGAGAATCGGTCGTTCCGTCGTCGTCGAAGAGGCCCATCTCATGCATCAAACCGTTTTTGAATATGACGCGAAGAACCGCGTGGCCATTGAATACGATGCGCTGGTACAGGAGATCCTTGATGGCATCAAAGAAAGATAG
- the gatB gene encoding Asp-tRNA(Asn)/Glu-tRNA(Gln) amidotransferase subunit GatB, protein MSSYEPVIGLEVHCQLKTNTKIFSTDPYTFGQPANTLAGPVTLGLPGALPVLNEEVLRMAVTAGLALNCSITRITKFDRKHYYYPDLPKGYQISQYDRPYATNGIVQFKKKDAADVTQVRIHRIHMEEDAGKLLHSGSGAESVSFVDLNRAGVPLLEIVTEPDLRSSEDAWWFLQTLRAIIRATHISEANMEEGSLRCDANVSVRKGPDAPFGTRVEIKNLNSFKAVRAAIDYEIERQISVIESGGKIIQSTVLWDADKRETRLMRTKEDAEDYRYFPDPDLPVFEIKPDFVEKIRNNMPELPDQKRERYMTKMGLPEYDADVLARDRETAAYFEKVAELSGDAKKSSNWVKDEVLGIINKKDIALDQFPCTVERLAAIIKLLNAGKITQRIAKQVFEHVYEEDLDPEAVIEKYDYKPVDTGALPQIIDEVIKAHPEQVQDILGGKDRVKGFLVGQIMKATRGQAVPDEVNRLLDEKLAAMKG, encoded by the coding sequence ATGTCCTCCTATGAACCCGTGATCGGCCTTGAAGTCCACTGTCAGCTGAAAACGAACACAAAGATATTCTCCACCGACCCTTACACCTTCGGACAGCCGGCCAACACGCTTGCCGGTCCGGTTACGCTCGGCCTTCCGGGCGCCCTGCCCGTCCTGAACGAAGAGGTTCTGCGTATGGCCGTTACCGCCGGCCTTGCCCTGAACTGCAGCATCACGCGCATCACAAAATTCGACCGCAAGCACTACTACTATCCCGACCTTCCGAAAGGATATCAGATCTCGCAATACGACCGTCCTTACGCCACAAACGGCATCGTACAGTTCAAGAAGAAGGATGCCGCTGACGTTACGCAGGTGCGCATCCATCGCATCCACATGGAAGAGGATGCGGGTAAGCTGCTTCACAGCGGATCGGGAGCAGAGAGCGTATCGTTCGTCGACCTGAACCGAGCCGGTGTGCCACTGCTTGAGATCGTCACCGAGCCCGACCTGCGAAGCTCCGAAGATGCCTGGTGGTTCCTGCAGACGTTGCGGGCCATCATCCGAGCAACCCATATCTCTGAAGCGAATATGGAAGAAGGCTCGCTGCGCTGCGACGCGAACGTATCGGTACGTAAAGGGCCCGATGCTCCGTTTGGTACTCGCGTCGAGATTAAGAACCTGAACTCCTTCAAGGCCGTAAGAGCGGCCATCGATTACGAAATCGAACGACAGATCTCGGTGATCGAATCGGGCGGCAAGATCATTCAGTCCACCGTTCTGTGGGATGCCGATAAACGCGAGACGCGTCTGATGCGCACGAAAGAGGATGCCGAAGATTACCGCTACTTTCCAGATCCCGATCTTCCCGTTTTCGAGATCAAGCCCGACTTTGTCGAAAAGATTCGCAATAACATGCCCGAGCTGCCCGATCAGAAGCGCGAGCGTTATATGACGAAGATGGGCCTGCCTGAATACGACGCCGATGTGCTTGCCCGCGATCGCGAAACGGCCGCTTATTTCGAGAAGGTAGCCGAGCTGAGCGGCGACGCGAAAAAATCGTCGAACTGGGTAAAAGACGAGGTACTCGGTATCATCAATAAGAAAGACATCGCACTTGATCAATTCCCGTGTACCGTCGAGCGACTGGCCGCCATCATCAAACTGCTGAACGCCGGTAAGATCACACAGCGCATCGCGAAGCAGGTCTTCGAGCACGTCTATGAAGAGGATCTCGACCCCGAGGCCGTTATCGAGAAATACGACTACAAACCTGTCGATACGGGCGCTCTGCCACAGATCATCGACGAGGTCATTAAGGCTCATCCCGAGCAGGTGCAGGACATCCTCGGCGGCAAAGATCGCGTCAAAGGCTTTCTTGTCGGCCAGATCATGAAAGCGACGCGAGGCCAGGCCGTTCCCGACGAGGTGAATCGCCTGCTTGATGAAAAGCTCGCGGCCATGAAAGGCTGA
- the pdxH gene encoding pyridoxamine 5'-phosphate oxidase, with product MKIPEREHPADLFQEWLDAAIADEGKEMATAMSLSTLDDDGIPDSRMVLLKDADRQGFVFYTNLESRKGRQLRRHPFAALCFHWKGLGRQVRIRGPVEPVTEAEADAYFQSRARESRIGAWASKQSEALEDNFALEKRVALFTAKYAIGEIPRPPHWSGFRVKPTRIEFWMNRPFRLHERLVYEPDTTIASGWKTERLYP from the coding sequence ATGAAAATCCCCGAACGTGAGCATCCGGCCGATCTTTTCCAGGAGTGGCTTGATGCGGCCATCGCCGACGAAGGAAAAGAAATGGCCACAGCCATGTCGTTATCCACGCTCGACGACGATGGGATTCCCGATTCGCGCATGGTTCTTTTAAAAGACGCCGACCGACAGGGCTTCGTCTTCTATACAAATCTCGAAAGCAGAAAAGGTCGCCAGCTCAGGCGACATCCGTTTGCCGCTCTATGCTTTCACTGGAAGGGGCTCGGCCGTCAGGTGCGCATCAGAGGCCCGGTGGAACCGGTCACCGAGGCCGAGGCCGACGCCTACTTTCAGTCGCGGGCTCGCGAAAGTCGCATCGGAGCCTGGGCCTCAAAACAGTCCGAAGCGCTTGAGGATAACTTTGCCCTTGAAAAACGCGTCGCTCTTTTTACAGCGAAGTATGCTATCGGCGAGATTCCGCGTCCGCCGCACTGGTCGGGCTTTCGCGTAAAACCGACACGTATTGAATTCTGGATGAATCGCCCCTTCCGGCTACACGAACGGCTTGTTTATGAGCCTGACACGACCATAGCATCGGGCTGGAAAACGGAACGCCTTTATCCTTAA
- a CDS encoding NAD(P)-dependent malic enzyme, producing the protein MSVPATAACVRSYMDYGRQSIELREAGGGQIGTLLKQQLNTKEDLSVLYTPGIAAPSLAIAGDRSLARKLTIKRNSVAVVSDGSAVLGLGNVGPEAALPVMEGKAMLFKRFADIDAYPIVLATQSIDEIVQTVVNIAPGFGGINLEDISAPRCFEIERRLGELLDIPVFHDDQHGTAICTLGALANALKITGRSKEDIRVVLSGAGAAGIAIARLLRDWGVRDFILTDSKGICSVDRTDLNPYKMEFAVEKGGTLNDALENADVFIGVSQPDLLGRDDIRRMKADPIVFAMSNPVPEISPEECAAAGVAVYASGRSDYPNQINNVLVFPGFFRGLFDAGAFRITGEMKIRAGLALAAMVESPTPERVIPGPFEPGVADAVAQAVKSVVTAGV; encoded by the coding sequence ATGAGCGTGCCGGCAACGGCGGCGTGTGTCAGGAGCTATATGGATTATGGTCGGCAGTCGATTGAGCTTCGCGAAGCAGGCGGAGGACAGATCGGAACATTATTAAAGCAACAGCTGAACACGAAAGAAGATCTTTCTGTTCTCTACACCCCGGGGATTGCAGCGCCGTCGCTTGCCATTGCCGGCGATCGTAGCCTTGCACGCAAGCTGACCATCAAACGCAATTCTGTGGCCGTCGTAAGCGACGGTAGCGCCGTTCTTGGACTCGGTAACGTCGGCCCCGAAGCGGCCCTGCCTGTTATGGAAGGGAAGGCGATGCTTTTCAAACGCTTTGCCGACATCGACGCGTATCCTATCGTTCTTGCAACACAATCCATCGATGAAATCGTGCAGACCGTCGTCAATATCGCTCCTGGCTTCGGCGGCATCAACCTTGAAGATATCTCGGCTCCTCGTTGTTTCGAGATCGAGAGACGGTTAGGCGAGCTACTTGACATCCCCGTCTTTCATGACGATCAGCATGGCACGGCGATCTGTACTCTTGGCGCCCTTGCCAATGCGCTGAAAATCACCGGACGCTCGAAAGAAGACATTCGCGTCGTGCTCTCCGGAGCCGGCGCCGCCGGTATTGCCATCGCCCGACTGCTTCGCGATTGGGGAGTGCGTGATTTCATCCTGACCGATTCAAAAGGCATCTGCAGCGTAGATCGTACCGATTTAAATCCCTATAAGATGGAATTCGCCGTCGAAAAAGGCGGCACTCTGAATGATGCGCTTGAAAATGCCGATGTCTTCATCGGCGTTTCGCAGCCCGACCTTCTTGGCCGTGATGATATCAGGCGAATGAAGGCCGATCCGATCGTCTTTGCGATGTCTAACCCTGTTCCCGAGATCTCTCCCGAAGAGTGCGCGGCGGCCGGTGTCGCCGTCTATGCTTCGGGACGTTCGGATTATCCGAATCAGATCAACAACGTTCTCGTCTTCCCTGGGTTCTTTCGCGGCCTGTTTGATGCCGGCGCCTTTCGCATTACGGGCGAGATGAAAATACGGGCCGGTCTGGCGCTTGCAGCGATGGTTGAGAGTCCGACTCCGGAACGCGTTATACCGGGGCCTTTTGAGCCCGGTGTGGCCGATGCCGTCGCTCAGGCCGTGAAGTCCGTCGTGACGGCTGGGGTTTAA
- a CDS encoding MBL fold metallo-hydrolase translates to MIASKRAIQSALPALLLSVIACALPATKNDTDVQRHANFHQRHHTEEGYRNLDPAPERQTSKAFFWIVNKILFGEERSSEVKVRQVTSEEIRTSYESAIREKSGIRYWWLGHSTVLIHTSSGVFLTDPIFSDRASPVSFAGPERLIPLAAQIGDLGRVDYVLISHNHYDHLDEATVKELQRLYSPRFFVPARVGSLVRSWGADKVVELDWWEYVTVGGVRFHCTPARHFSARGIFDRNETLWASWYVEDEPAGFSFYFAGDTGYSSHFKEIRETIGSPDLALIPIGAYEPRWFMSEVHVDPDQAVQAFHDLQAGRMLPVHWGTFPMAEEGMMEPPTRMLETAQRLGIAADRFDLVQGGELVHFRKSGRPLVKRTLAGAAP, encoded by the coding sequence ATGATAGCATCAAAGAGAGCCATTCAGTCGGCGCTTCCTGCGCTACTGCTGTCAGTCATTGCCTGCGCCCTGCCTGCGACAAAAAACGATACTGACGTACAGAGGCATGCGAACTTTCACCAGAGACATCATACCGAAGAAGGCTATCGCAATCTTGACCCGGCTCCGGAGCGACAGACGTCGAAGGCCTTTTTCTGGATCGTTAACAAGATCCTCTTCGGTGAAGAACGTTCTTCTGAGGTCAAGGTCAGGCAGGTGACCTCCGAAGAGATACGGACTTCTTATGAGTCGGCGATACGCGAGAAGTCGGGCATACGTTACTGGTGGCTCGGGCATTCAACCGTTCTTATTCATACGTCATCGGGCGTTTTCCTGACCGATCCCATATTCAGCGATCGCGCAAGCCCCGTTTCGTTCGCAGGCCCGGAGAGGCTGATTCCGCTTGCGGCGCAGATCGGCGATCTCGGTCGCGTCGATTACGTGCTCATCTCGCATAACCATTATGATCATCTTGACGAGGCGACGGTGAAGGAGCTGCAGCGATTGTACAGTCCGCGATTTTTTGTGCCGGCTCGCGTCGGCAGCCTTGTGCGATCCTGGGGAGCCGATAAGGTCGTCGAGCTTGACTGGTGGGAGTATGTAACCGTCGGCGGTGTACGATTTCATTGTACGCCGGCCAGGCATTTTTCGGCTCGAGGAATCTTCGATCGCAACGAAACGCTCTGGGCGAGCTGGTATGTAGAGGATGAGCCCGCCGGCTTCAGCTTTTATTTTGCCGGCGATACGGGATACTCCTCGCACTTCAAAGAGATACGGGAAACGATAGGGTCGCCCGACCTTGCTCTTATTCCTATCGGAGCTTATGAGCCGCGATGGTTCATGTCAGAGGTGCATGTGGATCCCGATCAGGCCGTGCAGGCCTTTCACGATTTGCAGGCCGGGCGTATGCTTCCCGTTCACTGGGGAACCTTTCCGATGGCTGAAGAGGGCATGATGGAGCCGCCGACCCGCATGCTTGAAACGGCGCAGCGACTCGGGATAGCCGCCGATCGCTTTGACCTTGTTCAGGGAGGCGAGCTTGTTCACTTTCGCAAGTCGGGGCGTCCTCTCGTAAAGAGAACTCTTGCAGGCGCTGCACCGTAG
- a CDS encoding DUF547 domain-containing protein gives MRRRIFHRLIGFFVLLMVTSGNLLAAPFDSQAFRQILKNHRTIVRSGSIAYAGIRYDDPALRALSAKAMADVEAYTGSTPAEWKAFYINAYNIAVIHVIAENWPVTSILDLEDGKVFQSPRVLIQGRRISLDDLEKKVLRPSDDPRIHFALVCAAIGCPDLRAEPYMPVTLDAQLNDQTVRYLNSARGAIVSGNTLRLSKLFEWYAADFKDARAFVARYRKLPPGLRPVTDIEYDWRVNSFPEVK, from the coding sequence ATGAGAAGAAGGATCTTTCACCGATTGATCGGGTTTTTCGTTCTGCTGATGGTCACTTCGGGTAACCTTCTGGCCGCTCCCTTTGATTCACAGGCCTTTCGCCAGATTCTCAAGAATCACCGGACGATCGTACGCTCCGGTTCCATAGCGTATGCCGGCATACGCTATGATGACCCGGCGCTGAGAGCGCTTTCAGCGAAGGCCATGGCCGATGTCGAGGCGTATACCGGATCAACACCGGCGGAGTGGAAGGCCTTTTATATCAATGCCTACAATATCGCAGTGATTCATGTGATAGCCGAGAACTGGCCGGTCACAAGCATCCTCGATCTTGAAGACGGCAAGGTGTTTCAGAGCCCTCGCGTTCTCATACAGGGCCGTCGTATCTCGCTTGATGATCTTGAGAAGAAGGTTCTTCGCCCGTCCGATGACCCGCGTATTCACTTTGCGCTTGTTTGTGCGGCGATCGGTTGCCCCGATCTGCGTGCCGAGCCCTATATGCCTGTGACGCTCGATGCGCAGCTGAACGACCAGACGGTACGGTATCTGAACTCCGCGCGCGGAGCGATCGTTTCAGGCAATACGCTTCGTCTTTCCAAGCTCTTCGAATGGTATGCCGCTGATTTTAAAGATGCCCGGGCCTTTGTCGCTCGTTATAGAAAACTGCCGCCGGGACTGCGTCCGGTCACCGATATCGAATATGACTGGAGAGTGAATAGCTTTCCGGAGGTAAAGTAA
- a CDS encoding thiol-disulfide oxidoreductase DCC family protein: protein MPVTPMTPVLFFDGNCHLCNESVRLLLKLDRHRRLRYAPLQGETARILFEQIDESSSLTRALPDSIVFFDGKRLLVTWKALLGIASLLWPGARLLLAVLAFPPISWGGAALYRMIAALRYRVFGRADYCAVGKKADRELFLP, encoded by the coding sequence ATGCCGGTCACCCCTATGACGCCTGTTCTATTTTTTGACGGTAACTGTCATCTGTGTAACGAATCGGTGCGACTGCTACTGAAACTGGATCGTCATCGGCGGCTGCGGTACGCTCCGTTACAGGGTGAGACGGCTCGTATACTGTTTGAGCAAATCGATGAATCGAGTAGCCTGACGAGAGCCTTGCCCGACTCTATCGTTTTCTTTGACGGTAAGCGGCTGCTTGTAACGTGGAAGGCGCTCCTTGGAATCGCATCGCTTCTGTGGCCCGGGGCGCGACTGTTGCTGGCTGTGCTTGCCTTCCCGCCGATATCATGGGGCGGGGCTGCGCTATATAGGATGATCGCCGCTCTTCGGTATCGCGTCTTCGGACGAGCCGATTACTGCGCCGTCGGCAAAAAGGCGGATCGCGAGTTGTTTCTGCCGTAG